In the genome of Polaribacter atrinae, one region contains:
- a CDS encoding acyltransferase — MLHPVDYARTLGVKIGKDCSIAINYFGSEPYLIEIGNHVQITADVRFFNHGGSWMFREVNPEFDYFGKIKVGNNVYIGNCALIMPGVTIGNNVIIGAGTVVTKSVQNDCILAGNPGKVVGNVNELYSRVEKYNLNIKSMSNLEKQKYLLKLTDEKFITK, encoded by the coding sequence GTGTTGCACCCTGTAGATTATGCTCGTACTTTAGGAGTGAAAATTGGAAAAGATTGTAGTATTGCAATTAATTACTTTGGGAGTGAACCTTATTTAATTGAGATTGGAAATCATGTTCAAATTACTGCGGATGTAAGGTTTTTTAATCATGGTGGAAGTTGGATGTTTCGTGAAGTAAATCCTGAATTCGACTACTTTGGGAAAATTAAAGTTGGAAATAATGTTTATATTGGAAATTGTGCATTAATAATGCCAGGTGTTACCATTGGGAATAATGTTATAATTGGAGCTGGAACAGTTGTTACTAAATCAGTACAGAATGATTGTATTTTAGCAGGCAATCCCGGTAAAGTAGTTGGAAATGTAAATGAACTTTACTCTAGGGTTGAAAAGTATAATTTAAACATTAAGTCAATGTCTAATCTTGAAAAACAAAAGTATTTACTTAAATTGACGGACGAAAAATTTATTACAAAATAG
- the wzy gene encoding O-antigen polysaccharide polymerase Wzy translates to MLRIIILVILLFGAIVLYFIYPDGMDKELFIINFGVLFIILGIFILRKEKVDSLKKQYLKHSNLFVLGFVIVHFQFYMDYLLSNTTKNNTYVWYDINVINKAFILSLVGLIAFFLGYFIFFFKKHKIPKNKIYKKSSTLLLTYLALIFLVVFYATVNPLYLAGFYASAVLDPITIYAEFGFQICLFAVLIQNTRNILGYSGNILEKKYSFLNFVKAQGLLFNSTVIIYLIGVLASGDRGPIMSVFLCYVSNYIFLTKKKYSFKSITFLLITGAFIITVLGQVRLMDKELSFSERFFIALSGDYVNLNRESENSISSSTKELATSVKTVHIALATVPDKHDFFYGQFQSQLVLGAIPFGTNLKNLIFDDNSYKYINSGKFITWTVFGEFYTYELGSSCIADLYLDLGILGVVMGMFVFGVFLRKCERSMLERNHVSLFFHVFIIVYLCFSIYLSRSMLLFNLKLCVYIYIVLSLFNNFNFKEGIK, encoded by the coding sequence ATGTTGAGAATCATTATTTTAGTAATACTTCTTTTTGGGGCTATCGTTCTATATTTTATCTATCCTGATGGTATGGACAAGGAATTGTTTATTATAAATTTTGGTGTACTATTTATTATTTTAGGAATATTTATTCTTAGAAAAGAAAAGGTTGATTCGTTAAAAAAGCAATATTTAAAACATTCAAACTTATTTGTATTAGGTTTTGTAATTGTTCACTTTCAGTTTTATATGGATTATTTATTATCTAACACAACAAAAAATAATACATATGTTTGGTATGATATTAATGTAATTAATAAGGCTTTTATCTTGTCTCTGGTTGGTCTGATTGCTTTTTTTTTAGGGTATTTTATTTTTTTTTTTAAAAAACATAAAATACCAAAAAATAAAATATATAAAAAATCTAGTACCTTATTATTAACATATTTAGCATTAATTTTTTTAGTTGTATTTTATGCTACTGTTAATCCTTTGTATTTAGCAGGGTTTTACGCTTCTGCTGTTTTAGATCCTATTACAATTTACGCAGAATTTGGATTTCAAATATGTCTTTTTGCTGTATTAATACAAAATACTAGAAATATTTTAGGTTACAGTGGCAATATTTTAGAAAAAAAATACTCTTTTTTAAATTTCGTAAAAGCACAAGGCTTACTTTTTAATAGTACAGTTATTATTTATTTGATTGGAGTTTTAGCTAGTGGTGATCGAGGACCTATCATGAGTGTTTTTTTGTGCTATGTATCAAACTACATTTTTCTTACTAAAAAGAAATACAGTTTTAAAAGTATTACCTTTTTACTTATAACTGGTGCTTTTATTATTACTGTTTTAGGACAAGTAAGACTAATGGATAAGGAACTTTCTTTTAGCGAACGTTTCTTTATAGCATTAAGTGGCGATTACGTAAATTTAAATAGAGAATCAGAAAATTCTATTTCTTCTTCTACCAAAGAATTAGCAACTTCTGTAAAGACGGTTCATATTGCTTTAGCCACTGTTCCTGATAAACATGATTTTTTTTATGGTCAGTTTCAGAGTCAATTGGTGTTAGGAGCCATACCGTTTGGTACCAATTTAAAAAACTTAATCTTTGATGACAATTCCTATAAATATATTAACTCGGGTAAGTTTATTACATGGACTGTGTTTGGTGAGTTTTATACATATGAATTAGGGTCTTCTTGTATTGCAGATTTATATTTAGATTTGGGTATATTAGGTGTTGTTATGGGGATGTTTGTATTTGGGGTCTTTTTACGGAAATGCGAAAGAAGTATGTTGGAAAGGAATCATGTTTCATTATTTTTTCATGTTTTTATAATTGTGTATTTATGTTTTTCAATATACCTGTCTCGTTCTATGTTATTGTTTAATTTGAAGTTGTGTGTATATATATATATCGTATTATCATTGTTTAATAATTTTAATTTTAAGGAAGGTATAAAATAA
- a CDS encoding oligosaccharide flippase family protein encodes MEDYKKKVKLNALSAYLNLFINSFVLFIISPLLVRFLGDMNFGIWKSIQKILSITSVADGRSSQALKSFIANSESDLDFDKKKRLIGSALKVSFYFMPLTLVVVALMVYYLPSLMNDIPKEYVSIVRITGFILGINLIITPLLTIPDSILIGTNNVFKLNFVQTFTTVLMNCLFLLTAYLGYGIIGLAGVSTFILILNGLIIYIICRKNILWFGIKKPEKEEVDVFFNFSFWVLLWVFIERLFLSTEIFLIGYLINPVEVTKYSFSAYVVQLVIPVALLTGSAFIPTLGNLVGQKDFSNAAKVISNIKQALRIIAIAFGCGIILFNNIFVELWVGKEYYLGDFNNFLMVLIMIQLLLFRNDSQIKDLTLDIKKKVIYGAIGTVLVFLLGIITYRYYSSITAIFISIFVGRLLLTIVFRKQVNSFFSLPVEFKDELIILSIISFTYCLFTYLLEDNLLFKISYFLLLVIVLVKYFGGNKILKFLIKK; translated from the coding sequence ATGGAAGACTATAAAAAAAAGGTTAAATTAAATGCTTTAAGTGCTTATTTGAATTTATTTATCAATTCATTTGTCCTTTTTATAATAAGCCCACTATTGGTTCGGTTTCTAGGAGATATGAATTTTGGTATTTGGAAATCGATTCAAAAAATTTTATCAATTACTTCAGTAGCAGATGGTCGTTCAAGTCAAGCTTTAAAATCATTTATAGCTAATTCTGAGTCAGATTTAGACTTTGATAAGAAAAAACGTTTAATAGGAAGTGCTCTTAAAGTAAGTTTCTATTTTATGCCTTTAACTCTTGTCGTAGTAGCACTTATGGTATATTATTTGCCGAGTCTAATGAATGATATTCCAAAGGAATATGTCTCTATAGTAAGAATCACGGGTTTTATATTAGGTATTAATTTAATAATAACGCCTTTATTAACTATTCCAGATTCAATTTTAATAGGAACCAACAATGTTTTTAAATTAAATTTCGTTCAGACCTTTACAACTGTATTAATGAATTGTTTGTTTTTACTAACAGCTTATTTAGGATATGGAATTATAGGCTTAGCTGGAGTTTCAACATTTATTTTAATCTTAAATGGCCTTATAATTTATATAATTTGCAGAAAAAACATTCTTTGGTTTGGTATAAAAAAACCTGAAAAAGAAGAGGTAGATGTTTTTTTTAATTTTAGTTTTTGGGTGTTACTTTGGGTTTTTATTGAAAGGTTATTTTTGTCAACAGAAATTTTCTTAATTGGGTACTTGATTAATCCAGTTGAAGTTACTAAATATTCTTTTAGTGCATACGTAGTTCAATTAGTTATTCCTGTTGCTTTACTAACAGGTAGTGCTTTTATACCTACTTTAGGTAATTTAGTAGGACAAAAAGATTTCTCTAACGCAGCTAAAGTGATAAGTAATATTAAACAAGCACTAAGAATTATTGCCATAGCGTTTGGATGTGGTATAATTTTATTTAATAATATTTTTGTAGAACTATGGGTAGGTAAAGAATATTATTTAGGTGATTTTAATAATTTTTTAATGGTTTTAATTATGATTCAGCTATTGCTTTTTAGAAATGATAGTCAAATTAAAGACTTAACTCTTGATATTAAAAAGAAAGTAATATATGGTGCAATTGGCACTGTTTTAGTCTTTTTATTAGGTATTATAACATATAGGTATTATTCAAGTATTACAGCTATTTTTATATCAATATTTGTAGGGCGTTTATTGTTAACTATTGTTTTTAGAAAACAAGTTAATTCCTTTTTTAGTTTGCCTGTAGAATTTAAAGACGAATTAATTATTTTATCAATTATTTCTTTTACATACTGCCTTTTTACGTATCTTTTAGAAGATAATTTACTATTTAAAATTAGTTATTTTTTATTACTTGTAATTGTTTTAGTAAAATATTTTGGAGGAAACAAAATACTGAAATTTCTTATAAAAAAATAA
- a CDS encoding NAD-dependent epimerase, whose product MKILVTGAAGFIGFHLSKALLAKGHTIVGLDNINDYYDVSLKYARLNELGISKEDSEIYLKESASSTYKQSFKFVRMNLEDRDNLPKLFKNEKFEVVINLGAQAGVRYSIENPETYIDSNVVGFLNILECCRNNNIQHLLYASSSSVYGTNKKTPFSTDDNVDHPISLYAATKKSNELMAHTYSHLFNVPTTGLRFFTVYGPWGRPDMAIYLFADAISKERPIKVFNNGNMSRDFTYIDDIVNGIEILLANPPEKTADKPAYRVSNIGNGSPQSLGDFIKAIETSFGVEAKKEFLPMQPGDVPQTWADVSEIEKLGYSSSIKIEKGVQEFVEWFKNYHNI is encoded by the coding sequence ATGAAAATATTAGTTACAGGAGCGGCAGGTTTTATTGGCTTTCATTTATCTAAAGCATTATTAGCTAAGGGACACACTATTGTTGGTCTAGATAATATTAATGATTACTATGATGTAAGTTTAAAATATGCTAGATTAAATGAATTAGGTATTTCTAAAGAAGATTCAGAAATTTATTTAAAAGAATCGGCAAGTAGTACATATAAACAATCGTTTAAGTTTGTACGAATGAACCTAGAAGATAGAGATAATTTACCTAAACTTTTTAAGAACGAAAAATTTGAAGTAGTTATAAATTTAGGAGCTCAAGCAGGTGTTCGTTATAGTATAGAAAACCCAGAAACGTATATAGATAGTAATGTTGTTGGTTTTTTAAATATCTTAGAATGCTGTAGAAACAATAATATTCAACACTTGCTATATGCTAGTAGTTCTAGTGTGTATGGTACCAACAAAAAAACACCTTTCTCTACAGATGACAATGTAGATCATCCAATAAGTTTATATGCAGCAACTAAAAAGAGTAATGAATTAATGGCACATACATATAGCCATTTATTTAATGTACCTACTACAGGGCTTCGTTTCTTTACGGTTTATGGACCTTGGGGAAGACCTGATATGGCAATTTATTTATTTGCAGATGCAATTTCTAAAGAACGTCCAATAAAGGTATTTAATAATGGAAATATGAGTAGAGATTTTACTTATATAGATGATATTGTAAACGGTATTGAAATACTATTAGCAAATCCGCCAGAAAAAACAGCAGATAAACCAGCATATAGAGTTTCTAATATAGGTAATGGTAGTCCGCAATCTTTAGGAGATTTTATTAAAGCCATAGAAACTAGTTTTGGTGTAGAAGCAAAAAAAGAATTCTTACCGATGCAACCAGGAGATGTTCCGCAAACTTGGGCTGATGTTTCTGAAATTGAAAAATTAGGTTATAGTAGTAGTATTAAGATAGAAAAAGGAGTCCAGGAATTTGTAGAATGGTTTAAAAATTATCACAATATATAA
- the gmd gene encoding GDP-mannose 4,6-dehydratase, with product MKKVALITGITGQDGSYLAELLLEKGYIVHGIKRRSSLFNTNRIDHLYQDPHDPDQRLKLHYGDLTDAMNLTRIIQECQPDEIYNLGAMSHVAVSFDTPEYVGNVDGLGTLRILEAVRILGLEKKTRIYQASTSELYGGMPENKNEKGFYDESSPFYPRSPYGVAKIYGFWITKNYREAYNMYACNGILFNHESPRRGETFVTRKITRAVAKIALGLQEKVFLGNLEAKRDWGHAKDYVRMMWMILQADKPEDWVIATGVTTTVREFVRLAFSEVGIEVAFKGEGVDEKAYVVACNHKDFQVEIGKEVLSVDPTYFRPTEVDLLIGDPSKAKNQLGWVPEHDLASLVKDMMKGDVLLMRKDVDLLKAGHEILKQAE from the coding sequence ATGAAAAAAGTAGCATTAATTACAGGAATTACAGGACAGGATGGGTCTTATTTAGCAGAGTTATTATTAGAAAAAGGATATATCGTACATGGTATCAAGAGAAGATCTTCTCTTTTTAACACCAATAGAATAGATCATTTATACCAAGATCCACATGATCCTGATCAAAGATTAAAATTGCATTATGGAGATTTAACAGATGCAATGAACTTGACGCGTATTATTCAAGAATGTCAACCAGATGAAATTTATAATCTAGGTGCGATGTCTCACGTAGCAGTTTCTTTTGATACTCCAGAATATGTAGGTAATGTAGATGGATTAGGAACTTTAAGAATCTTAGAAGCAGTAAGAATTTTAGGGTTAGAAAAGAAAACAAGAATTTATCAAGCTTCCACTTCAGAATTATACGGAGGAATGCCAGAAAACAAAAATGAAAAAGGTTTTTATGATGAATCTTCTCCATTTTATCCTCGTTCTCCTTATGGAGTCGCAAAAATTTACGGTTTTTGGATCACAAAAAATTATCGAGAAGCATATAATATGTACGCTTGTAATGGTATTTTATTTAACCATGAATCTCCAAGAAGAGGAGAGACTTTTGTAACAAGAAAAATTACACGTGCAGTAGCTAAAATTGCATTAGGATTACAAGAAAAAGTGTTCTTAGGTAATTTAGAAGCAAAACGTGATTGGGGACATGCGAAAGATTATGTTCGTATGATGTGGATGATTTTACAGGCAGATAAACCAGAAGATTGGGTAATTGCAACCGGAGTTACCACTACTGTAAGAGAATTTGTACGTTTGGCTTTTAGTGAAGTGGGTATAGAGGTAGCATTTAAGGGAGAAGGTGTAGATGAAAAAGCATATGTAGTAGCATGTAATCATAAAGACTTTCAAGTAGAAATAGGAAAAGAAGTTTTATCTGTAGACCCTACTTACTTCCGTCCAACAGAAGTTGATTTATTGATTGGAGATCCTTCTAAAGCAAAGAATCAATTAGGGTGGGTACCAGAACACGATTTAGCTTCTTTGGTAAAAGACATGATGAAAGGTGATGTTTTATTAATGAGAAAAGATGTTGATTTATTGAAAGCTGGTCATGAGATTTTGAAACAGGCAGAGTAA
- a CDS encoding four helix bundle protein, protein MECKLQVWKLAHQLTLDVYEVSKNFPSSEKFGLTNQVRRSSSSVPTNIIEGQGRQYKKEFIQFLYIAKGSLEEANYQLFLAKDLEYISNEQYIKLFDLCTRIKMMLYKLISSLK, encoded by the coding sequence ATGGAATGTAAACTACAGGTTTGGAAATTAGCGCATCAGTTAACTCTTGATGTATACGAAGTTTCAAAAAACTTTCCTTCTTCAGAAAAATTTGGGTTAACCAATCAAGTAAGAAGAAGTTCTAGTAGTGTTCCAACAAATATAATAGAAGGGCAAGGGAGGCAATATAAAAAGGAATTTATTCAGTTTTTATATATTGCTAAAGGCTCTTTAGAAGAAGCAAATTATCAATTGTTTTTGGCAAAAGATTTAGAGTATATTTCTAATGAACAATATATTAAATTGTTTGACCTTTGCACAAGAATAAAAATGATGTTATATAAATTAATAAGTTCTTTAAAGTAG
- a CDS encoding GDP-L-fucose synthase family protein, translating to MNKDTKIYIAGHRGMVGSAVWRTLEKKGYTNLIGRSSKELDLKNQEAVLDFYHIEKPEVVIDAAAKVGGILANNNFPYQFLMENMQIQNNLIDSALKSGIDKFIFLGSSCIYPKFAPQPLKEEYLLTDSLEPTNEWYAIAKITGVKACQAIRKQFQKDYVSLMPTNLYGTHDNFDLKSSHVLPAMIRKFHEAKNNNHSDVVLWGSGTPMREFLFVDDMAEAVVYALENKLPEYLYNIGTGEDLTIKELAETIQEVTGHQGTIVWDADKPDGTPRKLMDISKMHNLGWKHKVDLKQGIEKTYTWFLENIENFKEVKL from the coding sequence ATGAATAAGGATACAAAAATTTATATTGCTGGTCATAGAGGTATGGTTGGTTCTGCTGTATGGAGAACTTTAGAGAAGAAAGGGTATACCAATTTAATAGGGAGATCCAGTAAAGAATTAGATTTAAAAAATCAAGAAGCAGTTCTTGATTTTTATCATATAGAGAAACCTGAAGTTGTTATTGATGCTGCGGCTAAAGTTGGTGGTATTTTAGCGAATAATAATTTTCCATACCAGTTTTTGATGGAGAATATGCAAATTCAAAATAATTTAATTGACAGTGCATTAAAATCAGGAATTGATAAATTTATATTTTTAGGCAGTTCTTGTATTTACCCTAAGTTTGCACCACAGCCATTAAAAGAAGAGTATTTGTTAACGGATTCTTTAGAACCTACTAACGAATGGTATGCTATTGCAAAAATTACAGGTGTAAAAGCTTGTCAGGCAATTAGAAAACAATTTCAAAAAGATTATGTAAGCTTAATGCCTACAAATTTATATGGTACACATGATAATTTCGATTTAAAATCTTCTCACGTGTTACCTGCAATGATTCGTAAATTTCACGAAGCAAAAAACAACAACCATTCAGATGTTGTTTTATGGGGAAGTGGAACGCCAATGCGTGAATTTTTATTTGTAGATGATATGGCAGAGGCTGTAGTCTACGCTTTAGAAAATAAACTACCAGAGTATTTATACAATATAGGTACTGGAGAAGATTTGACGATTAAAGAATTAGCAGAAACAATTCAAGAAGTAACAGGACATCAAGGTACTATTGTTTGGGATGCTGATAAGCCAGATGGTACACCAAGAAAGTTGATGGACATTTCTAAAATGCACAACTTAGGTTGGAAGCATAAAGTTGATTTAAAACAAGGAATCGAGAAAACGTATACTTGGTTTTTAGAAAATATAGAAAACTTTAAAGAAGTCAAGCTTTAA
- a CDS encoding UDP-glucose dehydrogenase family protein, with amino-acid sequence MNITVVGSGYVGLVSGTCFSEMGNKVTCVDIDQKKIQKLKEGVLPIFEPGLEQMVLKNVKNKNLFFTTDLGEAISDAEIVFIAVGTPMGDDGSADLQYVLAVAKSIGETMQKRLIVVDKSTVPIGTADKVKATIQAELDKRGEAIEFSVVSNPEFLKEGAAIGDFMKPDRVVVGSDNEYATDLMKQLYHPFCMSHDRFIAMDIRSAEMTKYAANTMLATKISFMNEIANICERVGADANMVRIGIGSDKRIGYSFIYPGAGYGGSCFPKDVKALKKIAEENGYKANLIESVENVNDAQKLVIANKIVKRFGEDLSGMTFGLWGLAFKPGTDDMREAPAIYIVKELEKRGAKVKAYDPKAVEEAKEFYLKDAKNITYCTSKYEVLQDADALILLTEWKEFRSPDFVEIKQQLKNPIIFDGRNQYNAFNLEEKGFEYFQIGK; translated from the coding sequence ATGAATATTACTGTAGTTGGTTCAGGTTATGTTGGGTTGGTGTCTGGAACTTGTTTCTCCGAAATGGGGAATAAAGTAACTTGTGTAGATATAGATCAAAAGAAAATTCAAAAGTTAAAAGAAGGTGTTTTGCCAATTTTTGAACCAGGTTTAGAACAAATGGTTTTAAAAAATGTAAAAAATAAAAACTTGTTTTTTACAACTGACTTAGGAGAAGCTATCAGTGATGCAGAAATTGTTTTTATTGCTGTTGGTACGCCAATGGGAGATGATGGTTCTGCAGATTTACAATATGTTTTAGCGGTGGCTAAATCTATTGGTGAAACCATGCAAAAAAGATTAATAGTTGTTGATAAATCTACAGTGCCAATTGGTACTGCCGATAAAGTAAAGGCGACTATTCAAGCTGAATTAGATAAAAGAGGAGAAGCGATAGAGTTTAGTGTCGTTTCTAATCCTGAGTTTTTAAAAGAAGGAGCTGCGATTGGTGATTTTATGAAGCCTGATAGGGTGGTTGTAGGGTCAGATAATGAATATGCAACGGATTTAATGAAACAATTATACCACCCGTTTTGTATGTCCCATGATCGTTTTATTGCAATGGATATCCGTTCTGCTGAAATGACAAAATATGCAGCAAATACCATGTTGGCAACAAAAATTTCATTTATGAATGAGATTGCTAATATTTGTGAAAGAGTAGGAGCAGATGCAAATATGGTTCGTATAGGTATTGGATCAGACAAACGTATTGGGTATAGTTTTATTTATCCTGGTGCTGGTTATGGAGGTTCTTGTTTTCCTAAAGATGTAAAAGCTTTAAAGAAAATTGCAGAAGAAAACGGATATAAAGCAAACCTAATTGAGTCTGTAGAAAACGTGAATGATGCTCAAAAATTAGTAATTGCAAATAAAATTGTTAAACGTTTTGGAGAAGATTTATCAGGCATGACTTTCGGTTTATGGGGATTGGCTTTTAAACCGGGTACAGATGATATGAGAGAGGCACCGGCAATTTACATTGTTAAAGAATTAGAAAAAAGAGGAGCAAAAGTAAAGGCTTATGACCCTAAAGCGGTAGAAGAAGCAAAAGAATTTTATTTAAAAGATGCAAAAAATATAACTTATTGTACTTCTAAATACGAAGTTTTACAAGATGCAGATGCATTGATTTTGTTAACAGAGTGGAAAGAATTTCGTTCTCCAGATTTTGTAGAAATCAAACAACAATTAAAGAATCCTATTATTTTTGACGGTAGAAATCAATACAATGCTTTTAATTTAGAAGAAAAAGGATTTGAATATTTTCAAATAGGAAAATAA
- a CDS encoding adenylyltransferase/cytidyltransferase family protein has protein sequence MKKLIIVSGYFNPIHKGHLEYFNNAKALADELFVIVNSDLQRGLKGSKEFQKEEERLFIVENIKSVDKAMISVDNDRTVCTSIRAIHEKYGKEYQLGFANGGDQDNNSIPEAPICKELNIDLIDGLGDKIQSSSWLLKNN, from the coding sequence ATGAAAAAACTAATCATAGTATCAGGATATTTTAACCCAATTCATAAAGGACATTTGGAGTATTTTAATAATGCAAAGGCATTGGCAGATGAGTTGTTTGTAATCGTTAATAGTGATCTTCAAAGAGGATTAAAAGGTTCTAAAGAATTTCAAAAAGAAGAAGAGCGTTTATTTATTGTAGAGAACATTAAATCTGTAGATAAAGCGATGATTTCTGTAGATAACGATAGAACAGTTTGTACTTCTATACGTGCGATTCATGAGAAATACGGAAAAGAGTATCAATTAGGTTTTGCCAATGGTGGAGATCAAGATAATAATTCAATTCCAGAAGCACCTATTTGTAAAGAATTGAATATTGATTTAATTGATGGTTTAGGTGATAAAATACAATCTTCATCTTGGTTGTTGAAAAATAATTAG
- a CDS encoding adenylyltransferase/cytidyltransferase family protein, whose translation MKVGITFSAFDLFHAGHVKMLEDAKEQCDYLICGIQTDPTLDRPEKNMPVQSVVERYIQLKGCKYVDEIVPYATEQDLEDILRSFKIDVRVIGDEYASKQFTGRKYCEEKGIDLYFNKREHRFSSSGLRKEVQEKENLKKKEK comes from the coding sequence ATGAAAGTTGGGATAACCTTTAGTGCTTTTGATTTATTTCATGCAGGACATGTAAAAATGTTAGAAGATGCAAAAGAACAATGTGATTATTTAATTTGTGGTATACAGACAGATCCTACTTTAGATCGTCCGGAAAAGAATATGCCAGTACAGTCAGTCGTAGAAAGATACATTCAACTAAAAGGGTGTAAATACGTAGATGAGATTGTTCCTTATGCAACAGAACAAGATTTAGAAGATATTTTAAGATCTTTTAAAATAGATGTTAGAGTTATAGGAGATGAGTACGCTAGCAAACAATTTACAGGTAGAAAGTATTGTGAAGAAAAAGGAATTGACTTATACTTCAATAAAAGAGAACACCGTTTTTCTAGTAGTGGGCTTCGTAAAGAGGTACAAGAAAAAGAGAATTTAAAAAAGAAAGAGAAATAA
- a CDS encoding Gfo/Idh/MocA family oxidoreductase: MKNFALIGAAGYIAPRHLRAIKDTDNQLIAALDKFDSVGVMDSFFPKADFFVEFERFDRHIEKLKRGGTHLDYVSICTPNYLHDSHIRMALRRGADAICEKPLVLNPWNVDALKDIEKESGQKINTILQLRLHPSIIALKNKVALENKAGKYDVDLTYITSRGKWYDISWKGDESKSGGIATNIGVHFYDMLSWIFGEIQENIVHLREKDKSAGYLEFKNARVRWFLSINEEDLPQEIKEKGQRTFRSITIDDQELEFSAGFTDLHTKSYEQILKGNGFGLKESEESIKIVHNIRNTAISTLGEKHLFVK; the protein is encoded by the coding sequence ATGAAAAATTTTGCATTAATAGGTGCTGCAGGATATATTGCGCCAAGACATTTAAGAGCGATTAAAGATACAGATAACCAGCTAATAGCAGCTTTAGATAAGTTTGATAGTGTTGGTGTAATGGATAGTTTTTTTCCAAAAGCAGATTTTTTTGTAGAATTCGAAAGGTTCGATCGTCATATAGAAAAGTTAAAAAGAGGAGGAACGCATTTAGATTATGTAAGTATTTGTACACCAAATTATTTGCACGATTCTCATATTAGAATGGCTTTAAGAAGAGGAGCAGATGCTATTTGTGAAAAACCTTTAGTTTTAAATCCTTGGAATGTTGATGCTTTAAAAGATATCGAAAAAGAATCTGGGCAAAAAATAAATACAATTTTACAATTAAGATTACATCCAAGTATTATTGCTTTAAAAAACAAAGTTGCGTTAGAAAATAAAGCAGGTAAATATGATGTTGACTTAACATATATTACCTCTAGAGGTAAATGGTATGATATTTCTTGGAAAGGAGATGAAAGTAAATCAGGAGGAATTGCAACCAACATTGGAGTTCATTTTTATGACATGCTTTCATGGATTTTTGGAGAAATTCAAGAAAATATAGTGCATCTTAGAGAGAAAGATAAATCAGCAGGGTATTTAGAATTTAAAAATGCTAGAGTGCGTTGGTTTTTATCAATAAATGAAGAAGATTTACCGCAAGAAATTAAAGAAAAAGGACAAAGAACTTTTAGATCCATTACTATAGATGATCAAGAATTAGAGTTTAGTGCTGGTTTTACAGATTTACACACCAAGAGTTACGAGCAAATTTTAAAAGGAAACGGATTTGGATTAAAAGAGTCTGAAGAATCTATTAAAATTGTTCATAATATTAGAAATACAGCGATTAGCACATTAGGTGAAAAACACTTGTTTGTTAAGTAA